The genomic DNA GCACATTTGTATCAATTCCCCTTGCTGACATTTTATATTTTTTGGTGCCAATTAAGCCCCCAATTACAAATGCTGCTTTTCTGCCACTGACTCTTAAAATCTCTTCGGCAGCAATTGAAATTACATCAGGAGAAACAAAAATATCTTTATATGCCAAAAAATATCCAGGTTTAATTTCAGCCAAATTTTCTAGTAACTCAAAAACTTGGCCAAAAACTTTTTCATTAAATTTTAGGTTGTTAACTGAAACTGAAATTTTTGCTCCTCATTTTTCTAATAATGCAGCAGCTGAAAAAGTTTTTGATGAAGTTTGTTTTTTGAAATTATTTGTATCAAGATAAATTCCATCCAATAAACGTTGTGCAGTTTCACTATCAATCTTATCAGCGTTGTTTGTAATTGCAATCATTTCAGTTACAATCTCTGAAGCTGATGAAGCTAATGAATCAATGTATAAATTCTCTTTATAAATAAAATTAGGATTTGAATTTAGACGGTGATGATCGATGACAATTATATTTTCTTTTTCAATATTCTTAAAAGCTGATTTATTTTCAATGCGATTTTCTGCAGAAGTATCACAAATTACAACTAAAGTTTGTGAATCATTCAAATGTGTTGCTTCTGTTGGATTAATGAAAACTTGTTTTTCAATTGGACTTAAAAGATTAAATGCTTTTTGCGCTGTTTCATCAAAAGTCTTATTTTGAATAAAAGCTTCTTTTTGAAATGATTTTGCTAATTTATAAATTCCCCAAGTTGATCCTAAAGCATCTAAATCAGCATTCCGATGACCATAAACAATCACTCTATTAATATTTTTTGATTTTAATTTATTGATCAAAATATTTGCAATGTAGGAAACATTTGTTCTTGACATATCAATATCAATTTCTGAGCTCGAACCATAATAGCGGGGTTTTTCATCTTTTGTAAGAACTGTAATTTGATCCCCGCCCCGGGCTTTAGATTGTAATAAAGCTTCTCTTGCTAATTTATCCAATGTTTCAAATTTAAAAACACCATATGAAAATCCACCTGAAAGTGTTAATGAAATTCTTTTATTTAAGTTTTTATTATTAAAATTTTGAAATGGTTTAAATCCAATTTTTTCAAACGAATCAAGTGTTTCTTTATTTGTGATAATAAAAAATTGCCCATTTTCATATTGATGATAAACAATATTATATTTTTTAGCAATTTCATCAAACAATAAACTGAAGTTTGAATAAATTTTATATAAATCATCTTGCGATAAAGAAACTTGATATAGATTGATATTGTCAATATGAATTTCTCCCAAAACAAGTGATTGTCTTTTGTAGTCATCAAGTAAGCTACTTTGAAATGTGATATCTTTAAAAATTACAACATTTTTTTCAAAGTTAATATGTACTTCATATTGATAATTACCTTTTTGAAAAATAAATGTATTATTGCCATCTTTTCAATCTTCAACCATAAAAATTTCTTTAATATTTTTGCCAATGATTGATTGCTCAAATTTTTCTAAAATAAAATTTGTTGCTCAAATAATTTTGCCATTATTTAAAAAAACCAAAATTCCAATCCCATAATCACTAATTTCATTTTGAAGATATTGACTCAATGTTCGGTTTACAACAAGCGATTCTTTTAAAAAACTCCGAACAAGAAAAGCAGTATATATTCCTAACCCAAAAATAAGCAAGAAATATAAGACAATGATTGCAAGTTTTCATTCTGTTGAAAAACTAAAAATACCTACAAGAAAAATAATTGTAGGAATGATAAACAAAGTTAATATTTTAATAATAAATATTAATAACCTTCTTTTATCTGCTTTTATTGTCATAGTTTAAATTATACAAAATTAAACCAAAAAAAGCAAAGGGATATAAGAGTAAGTCTTTATAGAATAATTTGAAAATAAAAAATTATTATTTTTTAATAAAACTAATTTGAAAAAACGAAGGTATAACATATATTTTTCATTGCAATTTATTGGAATAATAAAAATTTAAAATACTAAATTTTTTGAAACATTTGATTGTTATAAAATGTTGATTAAATAACTAAAATAATTAACTTAATAAACAAATAAAGTTCTATATTTTTTTCTAAATAATTAGATATTTTTTTGTATGTTTACAATTAAGTTTCATTAAAAAAAGCAATTTTATTTAAAACTTAATTCTTTTTTTAAAATAAAAAATCCCCTATAAAAATAGAAGATTTTTCATAAAATTAAAATTTGTTTTTACATATTTTATTATTTTTCATAACAAGGGATAACTAAAAATGCTGCTAAATAAACATTTTTATTCTTATTTTCCTTATTTGCAGCAATTATAATCATTGCTTTAGCTAAATACATTAAGGCAAAAATAATTGGGAATAAAACAGTTATTGTAAGCATATCAGTTCAACCACTAATAATGTTTAAATAAACTGCAATTTCAAGAATTATTAAAATCAAGAAATAGAAAGCCAATGTTAAAATAATTCATAAATAATTTGCAACATTATTACATTTAATGTATTTATTTGCTTCCTTGCTAAAAGCAAATGGAACTAATATATTATCAAATAAAAACATTTTTATTAATGATGCGCCTGCAAAAGCAATAATAATGTTATTTGCTCAAACACCAGGAAGAACAGGATATCCTAACCCTGGAATTAGTAGCATAAAAGTTAATCCAAAAATCAAGAAATATAAAGAATATCAAATTGCATTAATTCAAGTATTTGTTCAGATTAATTTTGACATTTCTTTTTTATTTTGTATTACATCATATAGATGTTTTGCAAGACTGCTTTTTTGATTGTTTTTTAAATCGTCATTTTTTGCAAGCAATTTATTTGTAATTGGCAATACAATCATAAAATTAATAATTGTTAAAAAGGTTAAGATTAAAATTTTTGCAATTGTGTAACCAAAAATTGCTTTAGTTCCAAAAGAATGATGTTTCATTAGTGTTAAGACTATATCAGTAATAAAAAAGATTGCTAAAACAATTTGAATAAATACACTAAAGAAAATCCCGATATTTCTTTTTTTGCTACTTTTCATTGAAAATAGTGTTCAACTTGCTAATGAAGTTGGTAAAGTTATATTATTCATATATATAATCTCCGTTTTTTCTTGCTTGTTTCTTTATAAACAAGATTACTAAATATAAAATATCTCAAAGATCAAATTAAATTAAAAATTTGTAAGATTACAATTATAAATATTATTGAAATTATATTAAATAAAATTTAATTAATAAAGAAACAAAACTTTATGTTTTTTTAAAAAATTATATTATATTTTTAAAAAAATTGCATTAATATTAATTTTAATTGAATTTATTGCTTAAAGACCAATTGAAGTTCATCAAGAGAAATTTCTTTTAATTGCCCAATTTCATGTTTTTTATCCAATTTTAATTTCCCAATTTGAATTCTTTTTAGATACTTAATTTCATAACCAAAAAATTTCAACATCTCTTTTACTTGATGAAATTTTCCTTCATAAATTGTTAAATATCCAGAATTATTTGATAAGAATTCAAAATGATATTTTTTAACATTGTAATCATTAGAAATTAAAATTGGTTTCGGGAAATGATTTTTAATTTTTTGATCAAACTCAGTTGTAATTTCAAAATAATATTTTTTTGCAATTTCAAATTTAGGATTCATAATTTGGTGTCCTAATTTACCATCATTACTAATTATTAATAATCCTTCAGTATCTTTATCCAATCTTCCATATGCAAAAAAACTATTTGGATCTAGATCAATTATTTCAAAAATTGTTTGATTCAATTTATCAAAATTAGCAGTCACATAACCACTTGGTTTATTAAAAATAAAATATTGGTTTGCTTTATAATCAACAATTTCATTATCAATTTCAACCACATCTTTTTTTAAATCAATTGAAATTGGTTTTTTAAGGATTTTTTTATTTACCAAAACACGGTTTTGATGAATAATTTTTTTTGCATCATTTCTTGAAACATTTAAATGTTGGGCAATAATTTTTTCAATTCTTATTCGCATTTTTAATATCCAATATACCTTTCAAAATCTAACTTTTATTTCAAATAAATCTATTTAAAATCATATAAAAAATAATAGCATCATTTAAATCTGATTTTTGATGCTATTTTTTTAAATAGATTAATTTGCTTTTTTAATTATTTTATTTGCAATTCCCTTATTTTTAAAAACAAAGTTATTATCATTTTCAAAATAAACCGCAATTAATTCAGGATAATCAATAAATGGATTTCTATTTTTTTGATGTTTGTAAATTCCATTATTTCGATCAAGATCAAATTGTGAAATATTGTCCTTTTTTGTTCACTTTAAATATGTATTTAAAAAGTTAGGTTTGATTTTATATTTTCCATTAATCTTTTCAAATACCCTATTTGCCATGTTTCCGCGATTAAGATTCTTATCTTGATATGTTAAGACAAAATAAAAATAAACTCTTGCAATATCACCTTTAAACTCATTGATGACTTCAAAAACATCTTTTCCATCTTCAATTGAAGCTCCAAGTTTTGACCCATTGCTTGAAACAATTTTGCCATTTTTTGTTGTTCCATATGGTAAATTGCCATGAATTGCATTGACTATAACATCACTTGGTCAAACATGATGAGCATCATTTCTCATCGGATTTTTCTTGCCAAATCATGATTGAGGAATGATATGTTCACGGTTGAATTTTTCTCCCTCATTTTTTACCTTTTCACCTTGATAGCGATCATTAAAACTAAAACTATATTTATCTTTTCCATTCGGAATTTCTGTATAAAAATCTAGCACAGTTCCATCATTTTCATAATATTTATCAACAAAAGCATCCTCGTATGTTTTTCACAAATCACTATATTTAGGTGTACTATTTCGATTTGCTTTTTGTAATAAAAAAAGATTATTTCTTAATGCTTCGCCACTTAAACCATCAAGTGATTGATAAAAATCATTCGATTGATCATATTCAATTACATAACCATGATTTAATGAGGGCGCAACATTATCGAAGTGTTCAATAAAATTCTTTTCTTCATCATTATTAGTTTGAGGTTTATTACCTTCATTATTTTCATTAGGTTTATTAGGTGTTGGTTGAAAATTATTATTGTTTTGTGGATCCTTATGATTTTGATTATCAGGTTTTTGTTGAGTATTATCTTGTGAATCATTATTATGAAAAGAATCAGGTATTGGTTGGGAATTATTGTTGTTTTGATTTTCTGAGTTATCATTTTGATTTTGTGAAAAATCATCTTTTTGTTGATTTTTACATGAAACAGAAATTAAGGGAAATTGAAGCAAACAAAAAATTGTAGAACCTATTAATATATTTTTTCTTAATGTGTCTTTCTTCATTCTATATTTTTCATTTCCTATAAATTACTTATGAATTAATTATAAACAATATAAGATCCTCTTTTTTAAATATATTGAATTATTTGTTGATTATTTATTTAAAAGCTCTTATTTAAATGATATTTTTAATATTTTTTGCCATAAAAAAAAACAAAAAAATATATACTTTATAATTGGATTTTGACTTAATTTAAATACTAAATTTAATAGAAGGGATAATGAAATTAAATAAATTTTTGTTAAAAATTGGAGTAAGTATTTCAGTTGCATCTTCGCCACTTATAGCTGCTTCATGTAAAAAAAATCAAAATAATGAAATTAATAATGACAGCAAAGAAAATGATAATATCATTAACAATCTTAATGATAATTCTAAAAATGAAAATGATCAAAATCAATTAATTAACAATAAAGAACCAAAAATAAAATTGAAAATTGATATTTCTAAATTGAAAAATGAAATTAATCCAAAAAATAATTGAAAATCAAATGATTTTTTAAATGATTTAAAAAAAATATCTGGATTAGAAGAACTAACAGAAAATGATTTTGAATTTGAAATTTTAAAAAGAGCTAATTTTGATAATGAAGGGAAAGCTACAATTAAAGCAAAATCTAGTTCAGAACTTATTAAAGGAAATCTAGACTTAATAATTAAAAAACTAGATTTATTAACTCCAGTTGATACCAAATATAATGCAAATAAAACAGAAGTCATAGTAATTGGTTATGACAATAAGGGTAAAATTAAAATGTTTGCACCTAGTGTCAAAAAAGTTCCAGAAAAACTACCAGAAGAAATTATTAGTTTAAATTTTGCTTTTGCTAAAAATAATAGTGAGTCAATTGAAAATTTAGATAAATGAGATACTTCTAATATTGAAAGTATGATGGGAATGTTTCAACATGCAAAAAATTTCAATCAAAATCTAACATCTTGAAATACAAGCAATGTCAAAAATATGAATTACATGTTTAATGGTGCAGAAAAATTTAATGGCAATATTTCAAACTGAGATACCAAAAATGTAGAAAAAATGTGGGGAATGTTTGACTCTGCCAAAGCATTTAATATAGACATTTCAAACTGAAATACAGACAATGTTACAACAATGAGAAAAATGTTTCAAAATGCTGAAAAGTTTAATCAAGATCTTTCAAAATGAAACGTCAATAATTTAGAATCCATTGATGGAATGTTTTTTGGTGCAAAAGAATTTGATAATGATTTATTCAAATTGGTTAATAATAATAAGGTTACAGATTTACAGTTATTATTTTATAATGCTGAAAAATTTAATAAATCTTTAAAACATTGAGATGTATCGGGAATTAAACTAATGAATAATATGTTTAGAAATGCAAAAAAATTTAATCAAGATCTTTCAAATTGAAATGTTTCTAATGTAAAATCAATGAGCAATATGTTTACTGATGCCACATTATTTAACCAAGATATTTCTAATTGAGATACAAAAAATGTAACAAATATGCAACAAATGTTTCTAAATGCATCTTCTTTTAATCAGGATCTTTCTAGATGAAATGTAAAAAAAGTAAAAGAATTTGATGGTTTTAGTATCCATATAAAAAATAAACCAAAGTTTGAAAAAAAGTAAATAAATAATAACTTATATATTAAAAATTCAAGACTGATTTTGTCTTGAATTTTTTGATTATTTTAATGCTATTTTTGGAATTTCTTTAGTAAATGTTTCAATTTATTCCAAAATTTTGTTAGATCAACTAATTCATCATATTCTAACTAATCTTTTTTATTAAAATTTTTGCATTTTTAAATATTATTAAACAAGATTATTATGTAGTTTTTTGTAAAAAAAATCATAAGTTAATCAATTAAATTATTTTTTTGATTTTTGTCCCTATTTTTATTTTTTTGTCCCATTATCATTTATAATATTTAATATACCCTAAATTATAATAAGGATTTTTAAAATATGAAAAAAGGTAATGTTATAAACTTGATTAGATATTATGTCGATAATAATGATATAGCTTTTCGGAATGAAGCATATTTAATTGCGAAAGAATTTTATAATATGGGAGACGAGGAATTATCTCTTTATATTTTGTCATTACTTTCTGATGTTAATAGTTTTGTTCCGCAAGAGAATAATGGTGAAAATATAACTTTTGCAAAAAAAATAAATTTAAAGGGTGATCCGCTTCCTTTACCTAGTGTTATTGAAAATGATATTAAAGGAATTATCAATTCTTGTTTTAACCAAAGCGGTATAAATAAATTTTTGTTTATTGGTTCACCAGGAACCGGAAAGACAGAAAGTGCAAAAAATATTGCAAGAATTTTAAAAAGAGAATTATTTTTAGTTGATT from Metamycoplasma alkalescens includes the following:
- a CDS encoding endonuclease; translation: MKKDTLRKNILIGSTIFCLLQFPLISVSCKNQQKDDFSQNQNDNSENQNNNNSQPIPDSFHNNDSQDNTQQKPDNQNHKDPQNNNNFQPTPNKPNENNEGNKPQTNNDEEKNFIEHFDNVAPSLNHGYVIEYDQSNDFYQSLDGLSGEALRNNLFLLQKANRNSTPKYSDLWKTYEDAFVDKYYENDGTVLDFYTEIPNGKDKYSFSFNDRYQGEKVKNEGEKFNREHIIPQSWFGKKNPMRNDAHHVWPSDVIVNAIHGNLPYGTTKNGKIVSSNGSKLGASIEDGKDVFEVINEFKGDIARVYFYFVLTYQDKNLNRGNMANRVFEKINGKYKIKPNFLNTYLKWTKKDNISQFDLDRNNGIYKHQKNRNPFIDYPELIAVYFENDNNFVFKNKGIANKIIKKAN
- a CDS encoding DHH family phosphoesterase, with product MTIKADKRRLLIFIIKILTLFIIPTIIFLVGIFSFSTEWKLAIIVLYFLLIFGLGIYTAFLVRSFLKESLVVNRTLSQYLQNEISDYGIGILVFLNNGKIIWATNFILEKFEQSIIGKNIKEIFMVEDWKDGNNTFIFQKGNYQYEVHINFEKNVVIFKDITFQSSLLDDYKRQSLVLGEIHIDNINLYQVSLSQDDLYKIYSNFSLLFDEIAKKYNIVYHQYENGQFFIITNKETLDSFEKIGFKPFQNFNNKNLNKRISLTLSGGFSYGVFKFETLDKLAREALLQSKARGGDQITVLTKDEKPRYYGSSSEIDIDMSRTNVSYIANILINKLKSKNINRVIVYGHRNADLDALGSTWGIYKLAKSFQKEAFIQNKTFDETAQKAFNLLSPIEKQVFINPTEATHLNDSQTLVVICDTSAENRIENKSAFKNIEKENIIVIDHHRLNSNPNFIYKENLYIDSLASSASEIVTEMIAITNNADKIDSETAQRLLDGIYLDTNNFKKQTSSKTFSAAALLEKWGAKISVSVNNLKFNEKVFGQVFELLENLAEIKPGYFLAYKDIFVSPDVISIAAEEILRVSGRKAAFVIGGLIGTKKYKMSARGIDTNVQLIAEEVNGGGHFGTAAAESDEKLEVFVDNLIQAIVSVKNESNNN
- a CDS encoding pseudouridine synthase, with the translated sequence MRIRIEKIIAQHLNVSRNDAKKIIHQNRVLVNKKILKKPISIDLKKDVVEIDNEIVDYKANQYFIFNKPSGYVTANFDKLNQTIFEIIDLDPNSFFAYGRLDKDTEGLLIISNDGKLGHQIMNPKFEIAKKYYFEITTEFDQKIKNHFPKPILISNDYNVKKYHFEFLSNNSGYLTIYEGKFHQVKEMLKFFGYEIKYLKRIQIGKLKLDKKHEIGQLKEISLDELQLVFKQ
- a CDS encoding BspA family leucine-rich repeat surface protein; the encoded protein is MKLNKFLLKIGVSISVASSPLIAASCKKNQNNEINNDSKENDNIINNLNDNSKNENDQNQLINNKEPKIKLKIDISKLKNEINPKNNWKSNDFLNDLKKISGLEELTENDFEFEILKRANFDNEGKATIKAKSSSELIKGNLDLIIKKLDLLTPVDTKYNANKTEVIVIGYDNKGKIKMFAPSVKKVPEKLPEEIISLNFAFAKNNSESIENLDKWDTSNIESMMGMFQHAKNFNQNLTSWNTSNVKNMNYMFNGAEKFNGNISNWDTKNVEKMWGMFDSAKAFNIDISNWNTDNVTTMRKMFQNAEKFNQDLSKWNVNNLESIDGMFFGAKEFDNDLFKLVNNNKVTDLQLLFYNAEKFNKSLKHWDVSGIKLMNNMFRNAKKFNQDLSNWNVSNVKSMSNMFTDATLFNQDISNWDTKNVTNMQQMFLNASSFNQDLSRWNVKKVKEFDGFSIHIKNKPKFEKK